The sequence below is a genomic window from Brevibacillus laterosporus.
GCCCCAGAAGGCTTAACTGTCTTGCAATTGGTTAAGCAAGGGCGTTACCCGCACCAAAACTGGCTCAAGCAATGGACGGCTGAAGACGAGGAAAAGGTCGCATTTGCTCTAGAAGTGACTCAATTAACAGAGTTAGCCCATCGTCCAATTGATTCGCTTTCTGGGGGACAACGCCAACGTGCCTGGATTGCTCTTACACTGGCTCAAGATACAGATATTATATTGCTTGATGAACCCACCACCTATCTAGACATGACACATCAAATTGAAGTGCTCGATATTTTATTTGAACTAAATCAAACACGTAATTCTACAATCGTCATGGTGTTGCACGATCTTAACTTAGCATGTCGTTATGCGCATCACTTGATTGCTGTTCAGGATAAACAAATCTATGCCCAAGGTAGTCCCGAAACAGTGCTAACGGAAAGAATGGTTGAACATGTTTTCCGCATGCAATCAAAGATTATTTCCGATCCGATGTATGGTACACCAATGTGCATTCCTGTAGGAAGAGGTCGCATGCTACTACCATCTACACCGGGTGAAATCCCACAAGCACAACGACTAGCTACCTAAATGGACGTAGTAGACAGAAACTAAAAAACATTACAATCGCTAAAAAAATCATTGTTCAAATGTAGGTTATTTTGTGGATATTTAGCTCTAGACTCGACAAACGATCGTCTTTCACGTTACAATCCTCGTGTGATAGTTTTGCCGTTCATAAGTCATTTGTGTCCGACAGACAATCTATCTAGAATACATATTGCTCTTATAACTGTTACGAGGCTACTTGCAGGCTTATCATGAACATGTCTCCGTCGCTAGTTGATGGAGATTTTTTCTTGCTTTTTTATTTGTGATTTCATTGAATTTATCGGCTCAATGATATATCTTAATATTTAGCGTTTTTTTAGAGAAAAATGGGTGAGAACTACTAAATTTATATAGAGATGGGAAATGATAAATGAAGACGATCATACACTTGGATTCAGTGGAAAAAAGCTTTAATGATCAGGTGGTCATTCCCGCATTTTCACTGTCAATCCAGGAAGGTGAATTCATCACTTTGCTCGGTCCCAGCGGATGCGGAAAAACGACGCTGATGCGCATGATTTCTGGGTTTGAGGAGCCTACCTCTGGACATATCTACCTGGATGGAAAGGATGTCACAAACATCGCCCCCTACCAACGCGATATGAACATGGTGTTTCAACATTACGCTCTGTTCCCACACATGACCGTTGCTGAAAACATTCTTTTTGGTTTAAAGATGAAAAATGTGCCACAAGCCGAACAAAAGACTCGTTTGGAAGAAGTGCTGCACTTTACACAACTGACTGAATATCAGAAACGTAAACCAAAACAGCTATCTGGTGGACAACAGCAACGTGTTGCGATTGCCCGTGCGATCATTAATAATCCAAGGGTATTATTGTTGGACGAGCCACTCGGTGCTCTAGACTACCAACTACGTAAAAACCTTCAGGTAGAACTAAAAAATATCCAGCGAAATCTAGGCATTACCTTTATCTATGTTACGCATGATCAAGATGAAGCCATGTCTATGTCAGACCGCATCGCTGTTGTTAACC
It includes:
- a CDS encoding ABC transporter ATP-binding protein gives rise to the protein MSALETKGLTLQYGDSVIIENLGLSIPKGEITVLIGSNGCGKSTLLRSLARLLKPSTGSILLNGKAITEQTTKEIAKQMAILPQGPIAPEGLTVLQLVKQGRYPHQNWLKQWTAEDEEKVAFALEVTQLTELAHRPIDSLSGGQRQRAWIALTLAQDTDIILLDEPTTYLDMTHQIEVLDILFELNQTRNSTIVMVLHDLNLACRYAHHLIAVQDKQIYAQGSPETVLTERMVEHVFRMQSKIISDPMYGTPMCIPVGRGRMLLPSTPGEIPQAQRLAT
- a CDS encoding ABC transporter ATP-binding protein, yielding MKTIIHLDSVEKSFNDQVVIPAFSLSIQEGEFITLLGPSGCGKTTLMRMISGFEEPTSGHIYLDGKDVTNIAPYQRDMNMVFQHYALFPHMTVAENILFGLKMKNVPQAEQKTRLEEVLHFTQLTEYQKRKPKQLSGGQQQRVAIARAIINNPRVLLLDEPLGALDYQLRKNLQVELKNIQRNLGITFIYVTHDQDEAMSMSDRIAVVNQGRIEQLGTPEEIYYKPTSLFVATFIGENNIMNTKAGLLGVRPEKIRLYKENEEVAQHKSQGIIEDIIFLGNIFKVFVRAEDDIVITAHLYEKGSWYKGERVGVFWAEEDEVILR